TAACTCTGCAAAGATTTGGAGATATCCCCTGGTTTGTTCCAGAGGTGCAAATGGATGAATATTAGAAAATTCCGGCCAGCTCACCGGCAGCATCTCAGACGCTGCGTTGAGTTTCATCGTGCAGGAACCCAACGGAATCATGGAGGTCGTTAAAGAGAGGTCCCTATTTTCCAGCATTTTGATGTAACGCATCATCCGAGTTTCAGAATGATTTTTGTTAAAAACGGGATGTTGCAAATAAGGCGTCTTACGACTTAAATTATCAGGAAAATCAAGCTCAAAACTTTTCGAGTAATTATCGAAGTCAAGTTCAGGAACCGGTTTATTATTAGCCGCGGCAAATATCTCAACAATTTGCTGCAAATCTTCAGGTTGGGTAGTTTCGCTGACTGTGATACCGATCGTCTGGCCGTCGATGTACCTGAAGTTCATTTTAGCCTCTAAAGCGGCGGCGCGAATCCCGGACAACTGAGACGACGAGTAGGGCAGCTCGACTTGAATCGTATCAAAATAAGATTGATTTTTTTGCCGGTAGCCAAGTTCTTTGAGTTCACTATTCAAAATGCCGGCCATGGTATGAACGCGTTCGGCAATCGCCTTAAGTCCGTTTGGGCCGTGATAAACTGCATACATCCCCGCCATGATTGCCAAAAGAGCTTGAGCAGTACAAATATTAGAGGTCGCCCTCTCGCGGCGGATATGCTGCTCGCGCGTTTGCAAAGCCATCCGGTAAGCTTTGTTCCCATGCTTATCCACCGAAACCCCAATGATGCGGCCAGGCATCTGCCGTTTGAATGCATCTCGAGTAGCAAAGTAAGCCGCGTGCGGCCCCCCGTAACCCAGTGGCACGCCAAATCGTTGTGAAGAACCAAAAACCAAATCAGCGCCCATTTCACCGGGAGGCGTTAGAAGAGCTAAGCTTAGAAGGTCGGCTGCCACTGCAACTAAAGCGCCGGCTTCATGAGCTTTGTTTATAAAGGAGGAATAATCGTTGATGGCACCATCCACATCAGGATACTGCAGAACCGCACCATAAACCTTGTTAACCTTGTCATGAAATTCGAATTCTCGAAAATCGCCTATGAGGAGTTCAATCCCGAGGGGCTCTGAGCGGGTTTTTAAAATATCGATGGTTTGCGGCAAACATTTATCTGAGACAAAAAAAGTACTGGCATTGCCCGAAACAAAGTCTTTGCTTCGCGAACGGTGCATAAGCGTCATCGCTTCCGCGGCCGCAGTACCCTCATCGAGTAAAGAGGCGTTGGCCGCTTCCATAGCTGTGAGATCCATGACCATCGTTTGAAAGTTCAGAAGGGCTTCCAACCGGCCTTGTGAAATCTCAGATTGGTAAGGCGTGTATTGCGTGTACCAACCCGGATTTTCGAAAACATTTCTTAGAATCACGGCAGGGACGATGCAGTCGTAATAACCCAACCCAATAAATGATTTAAAGGCTTGGTTTTTCTTTGCAACTTCCTTCAATTCATTTAACAGCTGGAATTCGCTTATTCCCTCAGGTAAATCCAGTGGTTCTCTCAAGCGAATATTTTCTGGGACGGTTTCATTGATAAGAGCTTCTAAAGATTCGATGCCAATAGCCGCAAGCATCGCTTTTTGTTCTGCTTCATCCGGTCCAATATGCCTGGAAGCAAAGTCATCGGTGCTTTTCAAATTGAGCTTCATTTTCCTCCGTTAATTTTATATATAGCAAAGGTCATCGTCATTAATCAGACTAAGTTTACAAAAAAAAATATAAAATGTCTATACAAAAATTACTAACATTTCTCAGTTCGTTTGAGGCTAAA
The DNA window shown above is from candidate division KSB1 bacterium and carries:
- the gcvP gene encoding aminomethyl-transferring glycine dehydrogenase; protein product: MKLNLKSTDDFASRHIGPDEAEQKAMLAAIGIESLEALINETVPENIRLREPLDLPEGISEFQLLNELKEVAKKNQAFKSFIGLGYYDCIVPAVILRNVFENPGWYTQYTPYQSEISQGRLEALLNFQTMVMDLTAMEAANASLLDEGTAAAEAMTLMHRSRSKDFVSGNASTFFVSDKCLPQTIDILKTRSEPLGIELLIGDFREFEFHDKVNKVYGAVLQYPDVDGAINDYSSFINKAHEAGALVAVAADLLSLALLTPPGEMGADLVFGSSQRFGVPLGYGGPHAAYFATRDAFKRQMPGRIIGVSVDKHGNKAYRMALQTREQHIRRERATSNICTAQALLAIMAGMYAVYHGPNGLKAIAERVHTMAGILNSELKELGYRQKNQSYFDTIQVELPYSSSQLSGIRAAALEAKMNFRYIDGQTIGITVSETTQPEDLQQIVEIFAAANNKPVPELDFDNYSKSFELDFPDNLSRKTPYLQHPVFNKNHSETRMMRYIKMLENRDLSLTTSMIPLGSCTMKLNAASEMLPVSWPEFSNIHPFAPLEQTRGYLQIFAELEAALCEITGFSAVSLQPNSGAQGEYAGLLVIRAYHRDRGEGGRDIVLIPSSAHGTNPASAIMAGMKVAIIKCDRFGNIDVEDLQNKAVEHKEDLAALMVTYPSTHGVFESKIQEICKIIHDNGGQVYMDGANLNAQVGLTSPAIIGADVCHLNLHKTFSIPHGGGGPGMGPIAVAKHLEPYLPKHPMVKVGGEKGIGAISATPWGSPSILLISYAYIKMLGRDGMTKASKVAILNANYIKSRLQKAFPVLYTDEKGRIAHEMIFDLRPFKMAGVDAEDVAKRLMDYGFHAPTIAFPVPGTMMIEPTESEAKEELDRFCDAVLAICQEIKEIEEGKVNPENNVLKNAPHTAAEVTADTWEHPYSREKAAYPLPYIKENKFWPPVGRIDNVYGDRNLVCACPPIEAYEEEV